The Musa acuminata AAA Group cultivar baxijiao chromosome BXJ3-6, Cavendish_Baxijiao_AAA, whole genome shotgun sequence region TTCGGACCCGCCGTCTAACGCGACGAACGGCGACAAAACCTGTGGAGGGATTCTCCACTGGCAACCACACAATCATTGTGACTGTATCCTAAAGCTGCCATCCTCttaaatgaaaaaggaaaaagatggaACTTGTTAACGCAGCGGCAATGTGGGTTACGCCACGTCTTACGTTGAGGCTTAAATAAGCGAACCTATTATAGCAGGAAGTAATACTACTCGGAAGGTTTGGATGTATCACGAACAATTGATGTGCACCCGAACAACAGGCGAAGCTGGCAGGAGTGAGTGCCTTGTGTTTCTGTGGTCTCCGGTGGGTGATGGTAGCAGTAGGAGCTTGACTTGGAGCCAAAATAGGACGTAGGAAACAGGCGGCGGAGGCGAGTGGAAAAGCCAGAAACACGTCTCGGCTGATGAGAGGTGGAATGCCATCTCACATCATGTGGGCGGCACGTGATTCCTTCGGCCTCCTCAGGAAGGATACGTCCACGATTACTCCCGGGGGTCGCATGCAGCCAGCCGCACAGGCTGCATCGCAACGAACAGCAACCACCGCCACTCGGCCCGTCGCGAACTTTGAAGCAGTTCGTCCGGTTCGGGGGGTGGCTACACGTGGCGTAGCTGGTGAGGACGACGCTGTTGCTGGAGGCACAGCGGCCGGAGGGAGGTGGCCAGCCTGATGCGCCGCGGGCTGCTACCACTGAGCTCACAACGTTTGGCCGGGGTCCAGCGGGCGCAACATCCGGGGTAATGaaaccccctctctctctctctctctctctctctctctctccactccTCTCTTGCCAATCTCATGTGACGCTATATCAAAGACTTACTTTTGTTTGTAGGAAATAATAGCACGTAGTTTTCATTTACGTTCATCattatcttcttttatttttcgttTGGAATTAATGTGATGAGGTCGGCGTTGGTATGAGATAGGTAGGAATAGAGAGTTTGACGCATTCGGTGTGGTTCGTGGCAGTGCCGGTTTGCGGAGCACATAACAGGCGATGGCAACAGCAGTAGGCCTCCGGATTGCGCTCCTCCTTGTTCGTGGTCTGTAACTGTAGCCATCTCGCTCGCCCGCTTCCTCTCCCGGCGACTCAGGAAACTGTGCAGGAGACGAGTGGGCGCGGTCTCCCGTCGCCCCCCGCCTCCTCCTTTATATCCCTTCTCCTTTCCTCTCCTTTTCTTTGTTATTTATTGTGTTTTCTTTTTCTGCCGGTTCTGTTCATCTCGATCTTTTGATGACTGGTTCtgcattctcttctttttttttttgtttttcttttatcgCGTTATAATTCCTCTTTTTAATGGTAGTGTGAAAAGGCAAAGGACTACACAGTAAGGAAGAGGAGGGGTCGCTTTcccttgtattattattattattattattattattattattattattattttgccttCGCTTCCTAGGAGAAGGCAGCCGTTTCAGTTTCTTTCAcaacaaatctctctctctctctctctctctctctctaaggggGTGGGGGAGGTGGTGGGGGCCCGACTTCATGCACATGGCCTCGCCCACGCTCACGCACCCTCTTCCTCGGCCTCCGCCTTCAGGTTACTTCTGTCGTAAGTCCTGCCCTCTTTGTTAATTATATTCCTTCTTTGGTCTTTGTCGGTTGTGTTTTACATTTACCAGAGGAAAGACAAAGGATATATACAAGTTGATAAGACTACTCCTCCTTCCTTTGTATGCCCTCATCCTGTTATATACATAGTGGTTGGAAATGGTTCTTGATCAATCCTTGTGAAATAGGACTAGAGAACAAAATATCTCAGACCGTGGAGTGCGAGAGTCGGCGAAAGCAGGGAGATGTGGTGTTTGCCTCCGACGAGGTGGAGGAAGCCATGGCAGATCATAAGGTCGAAGGAGAGGAAAAAGTTTTAGGAGTTGGTTGTGGAGGAGACACGGCGGCAGGAGTGGACGACATCGTGCTGAATATAGACGGGGAGGATCTCATCTTCTCCGAGGACACATTTCCTTGCTTGCCCGACTTCCCATGCCTGTCTTCACCGTCGGCCACCCCCTCGCCGTCCTCCGCTTCCACCTTGCATGCAAAGAACGCAGTCCTGTCTTCTTGTTCCTccgcttcatcttcttcttcttcttcttcctcctcctcctcttggtcCTTCTTACAGGTCCCTGACAGTGGCAGGGTGGCCGACATGCAGCAGCAGGCGACCGAAGTTCAGTCGGTGGACGACATAATGATGcttccgccgctgccgccgccgttaGACCATCACCAGTCGAGCGAGTTCGCCGATGGGCTCGACATCCTCGGGGACATCGACCTCTTCGATCTGTCGATTGATCCCTGGGACCCGCCTTCCCTCTTCCACGCCGACGAAGCCAGTGCGGCCGTTATCAGCGGCGGGGATGAAGCCGTCGGGAGTCATGAGAAGAAGCCGTGTCAGGCTGTAGAAGAAGGTCGTTTGCATGGTCACGGGGAAGGAGTGCCGCAGCAAGCTCAGGAGGAGGAGTCTTCGGAGGAACTGGCGAGGATATTCTTGGAGTGGCTAAGGAGCAACAAGGACTCGATCTCGCCGGAGGACCTCCGTAGCATCAAGCTGAAGCGCGCCACCATCGAGTGCGCTGCCCGCCGCCTCGGCCGTACTAAGCAGGGCAGGACGCAGCTGCTGAAGCTCATACTCACCTGGGTCCAGAACAACCATCTCCAGAGGAAGCGCCATCGGTTGCCGTATTCCTACGACCACCAGCCCCGGCCGTTTCCCATCTCCCCTAACCCTAATCAACTCGACTACAACTGCAATCCTTGGAGCCCCTACTCCATGGATCCTTCGACGGCGGCTACGCATCCAGCCTTACTGAGCGCCTACGCCGGCGGCGGTAACGGTGAGATGGGGTATCCCAGTGCAACAGCCAATCCTTATCCTTACCACCACAGCTGTGGCACCAGCAGTGTCGTCGTCAACAACCAACCTTTTTCTCCATCTCCGGACTTCGTCGACCCCGCAGGGGGACCGTGGCCGGCGCGGTTAGCCTCAACCTTACCTCAGTTTGCGCCCTACCCAGGCACCTCCGCTTCCCACCCGCTGTCCATGGCGCCGCCGCAGTATTCCGGGGGTATGACGAACCAGTTTCTGGGCCATCCGATGTACCACCAAGGCCAACGACTACCTGGGACGACTTCCGCGACGAAGGAGGCGAGGAAGAAGCGGATGGCGAGGCAGCGGCGCTTCTCCTCTCTCCACCAGCACCGCAACCACAACCAGCCGCTGCACCTGCAGCATGCTCATCATCCCGTCGGATCCACCGAGGGTGCAAACGGATCGTCTCATTCGAATACAAGGAATTGGGGTTTCTGGACCAGCATGTCCTCCTCGTCCCACCAGATGAACCACATGGCCGAGGCGCAGAATGCTTCAAACATGCAACAgacgccgccgccgcctgcgGCGCAACTGCCGCAGAGGCCTCAGCTTACCACCGCTTCGACCTCGGAGAAGCGCCAGGTCCGTCCTTGATCTGAAAACAGCGCACTGCTCGGTGGATTCTAATCATCGACGTTAATCCAGGGATGGAAGGGTGAGAAGAACTTGAAGTTCCTGCTGCagaaggtgttgaagcagagcgACGTGGGTAGCCTGGGCCGGATCGTGCTTCCCAAAGTGAGACAACATCCTCGACATGGTTTGATTAGAAGTCGATTCTTCCGTGCTTCCATGATCTCAGGATTTAGTGCTCGTTATCTTTCTCCGAAACCTTTTAACGGAGTCTGATTCGTCTGTTGTTCTTTGATCCAACAGAAGGAAGCGGAGACCCACTTGCCGGAGCTGGACGCCAGGGATGGGATCTCCATCCCCATGGAGGACATCGGCACATCCCAGGTGTGGAACATGCGCTACAGGTATATGCGCTTTCCAGTTCCATCGGCATCGTTTTGTCATTGCTTGATTCCGAGCGTGTTGATCTCGGCTATGCTACAGGTTCTGGCCCAACAACAAGAGCAGAATGTATTTATTGGAGAATACAGGTGAATCAAGAgtctcattcttcttcttcttcttcttcttcagtaatATAGTTTTTCAGTTCATGGTTGGCATTTGGTCGAACACTCAATACAATGATAATTCAGGGGATTTTGTGAGGTCAAACGGGCTGCAAGAAGGGGACTTCATCGTGATCTACTCCGACGTCAAGTGCGGCAAATACGTAAAACACTCACCCCACTTTGTTTCAGATCTCGATCGCTTGTCGAGGGAAGTCATCGCTGACATTATCGTACATGGTAAAAAACGATAGATGATACGGGGAGTGAAGGTTCGACAGCCGGTGGAGGCGCGAGCACCGAGCAGCAGGAACACCGGGAAGGCGCATCAGAGGAGGAATGGCTTGGAGAAGATGGCTGGCGCATCAAAAATGAAAGGACGCAGTCTCATACATGATGATGCCGACAagtacgacgacgacgacgacgacgacgacgacgatgttcCACCTTCTATGCATGGCTAAGAAGGAAGCTGATCCATGGAATGGATGAGAACGAGAGAACAAACAGATTCCAAAACCCTAACTAACGCTCTTGCTTCCGTAGGGAGTCTCCGCTTATGCCTGTTCTATTTTGATCACCTTTGGTCCTTGTGCATACCAACTCTCGTGTTGTAACCAATACTACTACAACTACCACAAGGCATGCGGTGGTCGACGGTGGGAGGATCTTTATGTGGTGGTAGTAAATAAATCTAGAGGAGTGGTTTGTGTTTAGCaaactgaatatatatatatatatatatatatatatatatatatatatatatatatatatatatatacttttggtTGGTTAATCGCGAGACGTTTCCATGTCTAGCTTGATATACTTTCAAGAAATGACGCTTCAAGTAGAAGATTGTATCGAAAGAAGGGGAGTCTATAGAAATCCCACCATACGGTAAGATTTCCGAGGTAAAAGCGCAAGACATTGATGGTGGTAGTAAAAATGGAATGATTTATATATAATCAAATCAATTAAAGGAAGAACTTATATTAATGTAGAAAACGAGTACAACATTTTTAAAGGAAAAAATGTTCATGATCTtcatgctaaaaaaaaaaaaaaatcttcatgaTGAGAAATTCTGAAAGAATTAATTCCAGACCATCGAGAGAGAGCGCGCGCTTACTTTCGACGTAAACGACAAACTAAAAGAGAGAAGAATTTAATTAGGAAACGACAGAAAAATGCGCTTGTTATTttgtggattttttttcttcgtcttcttttTCTGGTTGCCGCAACATGCTGCATTAGATCCGTAAGGGTTACAAGTCAAATTTGTTTCTTAGTTCTCCATCTTTAATGACGTCCAAGTTTATCCAATAGAATCGAAGATTGGACCTGAAGCCAATTAAATATGTAGGTAGTTTTGAAGTTTACTCTCAAAATTTGACTTGGCGTGATCTAATTCACATAAATTCCATTCCTCGTGGCTTATCTTTTGTGACTTCTGATCTACATGCCCAAGCCTAAGTCCTCTCTGTTTGGTAAATTTATCAGTAAGCACACACCAATTATCTCATCGTGCAGGATAACATAGGATAATTAGACTGCATAGGATTTTGGAGATCTCATCCTCAaccagaggaattgaaaaaggaaaAGAGCTCCGATGTCGGGATATGAATGTGTTCGGCAAGGAGTTGTGCAAACCTAAGTCAGGTATATATGATAAAAGCCTCACTGATGGTTAAGTTGCAAAACTAATTAGAGGTATGCTTGATAAAAATCTCTCTAATGGTTAAGTTAGTATAGTTAAAGAAGTGATAATATATGATTAGAAGGGTCCATAGAATTTTGAGTTAGAAAACTTAAAAGACATTCTAATAACATATAATTAGAGACAACAATGACTATATATATCTTGTTAAatcgagtaaaaaaaaaaaaattaactattATCCTCCATATACACACATGATACTTTGTGACTTTCAAAGACACTTCATTAAGGTTAGTAATAAACTAAATCTTTGATCAAATTAAAATACTATATGAATATGACAAACAAGATCCAGAGAGCAAAAATATTTATCTTGCTTTCTTCATTTGGTTGTCGATGGGTTATTGTTTGAGGAGGC contains the following coding sequences:
- the LOC135640285 gene encoding regulatory protein viviparous-1-like, producing MADHKVEGEEKVLGVGCGGDTAAGVDDIVLNIDGEDLIFSEDTFPCLPDFPCLSSPSATPSPSSASTLHAKNAVLSSCSSASSSSSSSSSSSSWSFLQVPDSGRVADMQQQATEVQSVDDIMMLPPLPPPLDHHQSSEFADGLDILGDIDLFDLSIDPWDPPSLFHADEASAAVISGGDEAVGSHEKKPCQAVEEGRLHGHGEGVPQQAQEEESSEELARIFLEWLRSNKDSISPEDLRSIKLKRATIECAARRLGRTKQGRTQLLKLILTWVQNNHLQRKRHRLPYSYDHQPRPFPISPNPNQLDYNCNPWSPYSMDPSTAATHPALLSAYAGGGNGEMGYPSATANPYPYHHSCGTSSVVVNNQPFSPSPDFVDPAGGPWPARLASTLPQFAPYPGTSASHPLSMAPPQYSGGMTNQFLGHPMYHQGQRLPGTTSATKEARKKRMARQRRFSSLHQHRNHNQPLHLQHAHHPVGSTEGANGSSHSNTRNWGFWTSMSSSSHQMNHMAEAQNASNMQQTPPPPAAQLPQRPQLTTASTSEKRQGWKGEKNLKFLLQKVLKQSDVGSLGRIVLPKKEAETHLPELDARDGISIPMEDIGTSQVWNMRYRFWPNNKSRMYLLENTGDFVRSNGLQEGDFIVIYSDVKCGKYMIRGVKVRQPVEARAPSSRNTGKAHQRRNGLEKMAGASKMKGRSLIHDDADKYDDDDDDDDDDVPPSMHG